The stretch of DNA AAAAATATCCAATCTCCAGCTAGATCAGGGATCCCCCACCAAACTCATGCTCTCCGCCGGCCAGCAAAGGCAAGGAAATACTACTCCCAGCTGCTCCGCGCAGCAGATCGGAGCAAGAGAGTGGAAAGTCCAGGGAAGCCTACCTGTTGCGAGTCACAGCAGCGCGTGATGCGGCGAACCATCTCAGCACCGAACCGCCCCGAAGATCTCCGGAATCCCCATGCGGAGCAGGGCCCAAAACGGGAAGGCGCGGAAGATCGAGAGGAAAGCGGCGAGCTTGCGGCCGAGTCGCCCGGGAGGAGGCAAAGATAGGGCCGATCTATCTATCCGGTTCGAGATTgttggggagggagaggagacgACGAAGCTGCTGGGGTGTGAGGGACGACGCCGGGGGtgtgaggagagagagagaagtgcAGTAAAAAAGGAGAAAGTGAGGAGAGAGAAACGGAGTAGAGGGAGGTGGGGAACCGGGGGGTTCTCGCCTTCTAGGCTTCTTGGCAGCAGTCTCTCTCTCTGCTTATCTATATGCAGCGAAAATTAACCGGTGGTAATTAAGCGGGACGGAAACTGTCAAGCCGATAAAAAATGGTTAAGCGAGTGGTGTAGTGCGCACAGATTTAAATTCCTTTCGATTTGCTAAAGTTTGGTACAGAAGAACACTATTAACATTCTGCGTGTGCCTATTTTAAGTGGCTGGGTACAACCTTTAGTTTTGTGGCGATTTGGTATGTGCTTTTATGTTGAGATAAGCCGTCTCATTGATAAGGCATTCAATTTTGTGTTGGGTGTATATTGTGCATTTCTTTGttagagggcacaaggaggcaATATTGGAAGTTAGGCAGGCTACACTAAAATGCTTACAAAGTTGCTAAAAGACAATAGTGGTCCATTTGTATATCTTTTGTCTTGCAAGACATACGTGACAAGTTAGGCACATCACTTGGATGTGTCTAATGTGCAAAGCATGTGCCATGTTAGGACAAATTAATGAGATGATAGTACTTATTTTTAGCATTGATTTAATTAGCTTGGAGAGAATGAGAGTAGTTGTTTATAAGAACCTAATAATTAAATCTACCACTACCGGAAACACATCATTGGTGATTCTTTATGGGAGTTTTGGCTTGCAGTACGGATATGCTCTATATATCTCTAAACACTATTGCACAAGGTATCATACCGCACTCCAGCTCATATATGGCTCTATCTCTATGTTGGAGCCATATATACCTATTTAATCAAGTCTCGCAAGAGTTGAACACGTGTTCATTTTTTACCAGGTCTTGCAAGAGTTGAACTATTATCTTTTTATCGAGTCTCACAATAGGCGAACGGGCTGATCCATGCATCTAAATTCCTGATAAAATTCCTAAGCTGCAAAAAGGAGATCTAAACTGTCTGTTATTGATAACTTACTGTGCTACCAAATGCTAGCTCATTGGGGAGCCATGCAAGCGCCTGTTCGCTACCCAACCCAAGCTAGGCAGCCTACGATGAGTCACGAAACTCTCTCATATAACCAAATCATATCGAAAGAATTTTGAGTACGCTAGTACAAAGTTAGCTCAACCTACCATACACGCTTATTTTTATATCACAATTCACaaaataaagcacaacaaacatCAAGCCAACAAACTTCTCCAAAGCTCCTTTTCTCTTCCACACGTCAAACAGAAGACAGTGGGGAAAAGATTACTGCTGAtgttgaataaaataaaataaaaatttaccgTACTTGGCTTATTTTCTGGTCCGTGAAAATGAGAAGGTGttgtttaaaaaaaagaaagaaaatgagaCGGTGTAACAAACGACCGCGACCGGCCCGCCCCCCGTCTTCGCACACCCACGAGTCCACGACCGCGCGTGCTCGGTCAGgacgcggcggcctcctccgctcAGCCGCCGGGCTGCTCTCTTCCCGTTCCCCACGGCCCCACCCACCCAGTTTCACTTCaccccgtcccgtcccgtcccgtcccgtcgccacgcacgcacgcaccacTACGCGCCGGTCGACCACCGCTGGCTAACGAACCCAACCACACACGTCAGCAGCTCGCGCAGTACCGGTACGACAGGCGCCCGCCCGAGTGCGCGTCCCTTTCCGCCCTTCTCGGGCTTGTTTAGTTTGAGCCCAAAATTTTTTCATTGAAATtttactaatttaaagtacaaaataaaatatatttataaaacttttttacagatggattgtaaatcgcgagataaaTCTAATAATGATAATTAATTCacgattaatcaataattaacggatggttactgtagcatcactgttgcaaatcatggattaagtaggcacattagattcgtttcgcgatttacagctcatctataaaaaagttttataaatagattttatttaatactccatatatatattaaaatatttgatgtgattttttttgtttttacgGGATTTATGGGTTGCGAAGCCTCGAAATTTCCGACGCTCACGTCCGCGTCCGCTTGTCCTCGGGCGCAGCGTCTGCCCATCGCGTCGCGGGCGGGCGCCGGCACGGGGCCGGGGCTTTCGGCGCCAGGGTTAGGTGGTGGGTTCGCTCGCCGGCCCGCGCCGTGCcccgggcgcggcggagcggtccAGCCTTGTCTTTTGGTTGGGGCGCGCCCGTGCGGTGAACTCCTGTGGGAAGACAGGCGCCCCGCGTGCCCGgcagcgccgcgcgcggccaccggccgcccggctgcggctCCGGCCTCCGGGCGACTCGGCCTCGCTTCACGGAAGGACTCCGACGACTGCGGCACGCAACGGCGTGATTCTTCCTCGGACTGGACCGTGACGCCTGGTTGGTCGCGGTAGCGTCGTGCCGTGCTCCACGAAAACCGGACCTGCAGCCGCCCGCTCGATTCCACCACTTGATGATGGGCTCGGCTCGATGGTGCCGCGACGCCGGTCCGGTCCTGGCACGATAGGACACGGCGGGGCAGACTGGGACTGGGATCCAGTAGAGGAGCTGTCGTGCGCGGCGCGATCCGGCGTTCCGGCGAGTGCGCCGCGTAAAGGGACGTGTTTGGTTAGACGTCAAATTAAAATTACATAAAATGATGAATGtttgtatggagtactaaatgaagtttatttgtaaaattttttcagggatgagtgtaatttttcgagacgaatctaacgacgataactaattgatgatttgctacagtaatgctaatgctatagtaactaatctctaatcgtgcggttaaaggccttattagattcgtctcgcgatttacacgggggttgtggagatgattttataattagactttatttaatacttctaattagtggtcaaagatgaaaaaaaattcatcaattcctaaccaaacacggcaaGTAGTCAGAGGCCTCGCCCACGTTTAGACTTTAAGAAGATGGTGCCGATGTGCTGGACGCGGCGCGTCAGGTCATCAGTGGCATGTTGTAGAGGGTAAAAGTTTACTGATGCTCTGTTCAAGCTTTAATTAATTACGCGATGTGGCGGCAGTCTCAGCAGAATTAGTTAGCAAAAGAGTGCTTCATCAAGTGACAGCGACAATTGCAGCAATACTGACAGACAGATCGCAGATGCACACCACTTCGATGACCTTGATCGGGCTACTGGAAGTGGTAGCTCGCCGCTGCCACAGGCACCCATTTGTGCGCGATGATGGGGCGCACACGGCAAGGCCGGCCCACCGTGCAGCTGCCCTACCATAGTTTTCTCCAACTGCTGGCTGCGATCAGGAGCATTGCAGAGCCAGCCCTGCAGGCCCTTTGCCGATCCAGGCAAGAAGTTGGCGTCCTGCGACTCTGCGAGAGTGCGAATCATGTGGATTGTCCAGAGACCAGAAGTCCAGAACTAGATCGAGGGACACCGATTCCTATCGAACGGTACAAAATCTGCCTAGGTGGTGTCGTCGACATGTCCGGCGAGTTGGGCAAGGACGTGATGGCGACCTCAATGCTGCCGTCGTGTCtgatgaatgatgatgatgatcctcCTCCCCAGCGCATGCGCATTGGGGTGGGCCGCTTCCAAAGCGAAGGCCTGATGTCGCAGAACGTTGTTCGTGTTGAGTTCCCCCCGTTTTTTCTACGAACGGAATTTAATTCCGGCACGTTGAGTCCCATCAGGCTGGCCGATTAAGTCTAAttcatttcaaaaaattctcACAGTAAAAGGCATAATTGTGTTTTGAGGCCAGCACAGCTGGGGAGAGAATCCCTACCCGAACTTccattaagaaaaagaaaaaagatggtgTAAGCTTTGTGCTCTTATCATCGAAATCTGGTGGCAAATATGGCAAGCATATATACCGTCACAATTCAAACAGAAACAGAAACAGAAACGCATACTGCACATCACGGCCTCCATGAAGCGGCCCCCAGCTGGCAGTCTGTATATGAAGGCACAACAGCCATCCCCTTGGCCTCTCAAGTACAGCAGCACAGCGCGGGAGTCGGTTGTTGTTTAGTGTTACACAAGTTTGATGAGCTGGTTGAATTGCATGCAGCAGTTCAtagatacatacatatatacaataTACACCATTGGCGTCTTAGTCGATCCACATCACtgagcatctttttttttttttgagcggcATCACTGAGCATCTTCTGGGACCTGGCAAAGGCTTCACTCAGGCCCCAGTAGCTGAGCCCTGCTTAAGCATGAATGTTATTGAAGTGAAATGGATGTATTAGTAGCCTATGTGGTCAGTATAACTCATCGTCAACGATTCGATATTCACTCTCTTTCGAGTCATCGGCTCATCGCACAATAGGCTCGTAAAGTAGATGGACAAAAGACATATACATATAGGTGTAGCTTATCTTCTTTACCACTTAATCAAATTTGCTTGGGGGTAAGCTAGACATGGGCCCACATGTTTGTATCATGAGTCGTCCTCCACCAATTCCATATTCCCTCTCGTTTGAAAGTGCGCGCGCGCTTGTGCTTGAATATATATGCAGTGCGTGAACATGTGACGTTCATACCGTTTTTTTTACAAAGAACAAGCGCAGAAGagagtaaaaataaataaatcatgtaAATCATGAAAACAAGATATCTGATGATCACCTGGCCAGAATAAACTTCCCTTCCTTGTACTTTTGGGTCCTCTCAAACGCAACCTCCTAGAGTAAAAATATGGAGGCATCATATTTTTAGATGTTAGGCGATGCGTACGAGATCAATTAGAAAATTTTCGTCACAGAATTCTTACATATTTCCATCCAAGAATCACTCGGCAGCGGACACAAAAGATGTCAGAAACGGTATGCATCCCTGTGATCATCATACGATCTTCGTTTTCTCCAACGCTCACATTCACACTGGACGCAATAATTGCGATAATCTCTAGTTATTCCATCATTAAATACGAGATAGATCGAACCGAATACTGATCGAATCAAACGTCAAATTTAAATCCTAGAGCAAGCGGCCTGATGATTAAGTTAACATATATATAGATGGCCGAACAAATTGAAGTGAGGAAGGAACGAGAGGGGACGGAGCAGGCCACTTACACCTTATCGAAGAGGTAAGCCTTCCCGTCCTTGCAGTAGAAATCCTGGACGGATCGGAACCGAAACACCAAGTCCAATAATCTGAGATGTTCGTATATAGCTAGGAACTCCTCCTGAGACGGGCCAAAGAATCGACACGAGATGACATGACGGACCTTGGAGATGATGTCGTCGGTGAGGGCTAGGTGCGTGCGGCAGCGCTTGCAGCGGTAGACGTTGCCGTgcgcgtcgtcgagctcgaggATCGGCGTGCCCGTGCCGCACTCCATTGGGGAGAGGTCACCAGTAAGCTCTCTGATCGGGAGAATTGGATCGGAGACTAGAGGACGGAGTGGTTGGAAACCCCACGTCCTCAGCTCGATCGTATGCTTAAGCTGATGGTGTCCCGAGCCGTGGACTTTGAGAGGCCGCCATCGTCACAGTAGAATTCCAGCAGCAAAGGACAGAAGAAAATATGCACTAGAATTCGGGGTGCAGGTTTTGTTTGGGTCAACCCTGTTAATAAATCCTGATTAGAATTAATGGGCTTAATACCGAAGGTGCCCCTAGAGGGGCCCAAGTCTATAAATAATATCCTATTGTACTCTATTAATGACTAATGATAACATCTTTCATCTACCTACATGTCTCTCGTGTGCTTGCTGTTGTGGTTTGGGATGGGAGACGGGATTCAATCTACAATCTCTCAACGCCTTTTTCTGGGATTGGAAACAGGGGAAATGAATCAGGCGATCTGTGAACAGTGTTCACCTTACCGGCGGTAAATCGCCGGTTACCGGTGATTTTTACCGTTACCGCTACTTGGCGGCAACACTTACCAGTAGCGGCAACCGGTGTTTTccgattcaaaatttaaaaatacaaaagtaaAAAAACGGTTACCACTACAGTAAAAACGGTAAAATCTACAGTGCAAACGGTAAGGTGATCCCTGTCTGTGAATAGGCCATGTTTCAACACGTTATCAGAAGCTCTTCCAAATGGGTGAGTCGTTCATGATCATCAATGTTTAGATTGATTTGTTTTGGCCGATGCTAATgacattgattttttttacctGATCATGATGGACGCGTGCTCGCTATTATTACTCCGGATCGAGCGATGTCCATCGTGAGCGGACACATGCAAATCCAGGATTCATCCATGGATCCACGCCATCATGCTTGCATGGGTTACCTCCGCCGCAAATCGGCAACTCTGGGCATGATGCGGGCATgcggcgcgcgacggcggcggcgtcgatcgCATGACCGCGGCCACACGCCACCAGACTTATCAACGACAGCCTTTTTCGTCAACCGAAGCGGATCGATCGATCGAACAAGCTATGCATGAATCCGGCAGCGGCCGTCTGCGGCCACATAGGCCCTGTTACCACCCCATAAATTtcataaatgcaaaaaaaaccgtcgcatcgaatatttcgacacatgcatggagtattaaatgaagtttatttataaaactttttacatataTGGAcggtaaatcgcgagacgaatataatgagcctacttaatccatgatttgcaacaatgatgctacagtaaccatccgctaattattgattaatcatggattaattagcatcattagattcgtctcgtgatttacaacccatatgtgcaaaaagttttgtaaatagacttcatttagtacttcaaattagtaagatttcaacaaaaaaaatttagcacTCCAACAGGCCATAATCACCTCCTCGTCAACCAACAGGCGTGTCAGGGGCCTAGGCCTATATGCCCTACGCGGCACGAATTTTCCTCGACGTGATCAGGCTACGGTGCATGCTACTACTCTCCATTACCTATTAACATGATTTAATCTTATTGGTTAAACTTGTTATTACACGGAAATCCTATTGCAGTTTAATCTTGTTTTGCAATTGAATAATATGATCTACTCTACATTCACGTTCTATTAGACTAATCCTGTAGATTAGTTTTGTTTGTAGATTGATTAGTTTGCAATTCATGCATTGTATCGTACCATGACAAATGAGCAATATCACGGTAAATAGTAATTGTGCACTCGTTCCCGAAGAACATTGACCTGGACGTTCCTGTACGGACCGGAGGCATCCTACCACTGCAGCCATCTGGATGTGTGTGTTCGTATCGGCTGGTCCGCGTCTGCCGGGACCTCGTCAATCCGCAGCTAGCCGACTCGCTGACATCTCGCTACGCCATGGGAAGTACGTGAACGCGGCTGGCACCTGCTGCTGCCCAACGTTCCTCACCATGGCTACTTGAGTGGCACGAGGCACCACTTTATGCATCCGACACACAGGCATGTAGCTCCGGTTGAGCGTTGCCGTCGTGGCTCGTTGCCATGCCTGCGAAGAACCAGATGATTAACTGTTGGACCGGCCGGTATCCTCAGAGTACTACGATCTGTAGTCAAGCCACGTTTTCCGTGGCTGTCCAAGGTACACGTGAAGTGCACAACATGCACGTGTACATGCGCTGCAGCAGTACAACATCTGAAGATTTTTGTGAATTGGTCCGGTAGCACCACATCACACCTCTTTTTTTATAGTTTTTATGCTTTTAGCATAATTAATGCAACTTTCATGATATAATCTAGGAACCGAATTTCTAGATGTATGTGCTTCCATAAATTGTTATAACCTAGTCTTAGGTTCCCCTTGGAAGCTTCTTTCTATAGGGTTATTTATTTTCCTTGCATGCTTGTGTGTGGTATGTTTTTCTAAGGGTTTAATAATCCCGAAGCATTGCCCAAAGACCATAGAAACATTAGAAAATTATACAGTTGCTCGGAAAACTCTGGGAAAATAATAAATATCTATGGATATAGATAAGACCATCTCTTTTTTGCTTTTTGCACTCTCCTTCATGCTTTAGGTTTATTTACCCGAAGTAAAAACCAGAAGTAAGACTAATGCATGAAATTTCCTTGGCCCATTAGACATCACATATTGGGATTCTTTGCAACCGGTCTGAGTGGCAAATAAAACTACCTTACCTAGGGCATTACTGCATGACCCGAAGTCGGCATATTCCCCTTTTTGCTGCTGAACAAGCATGGGTATAACACTAACCGAGGTTTTTACCGTGGTTTcctctttttctatttctaagaGACAATGTATCCCTCGTGGCAACATGAAGTTGCATGCAACAAGCTTAACAAAACATTTTTCTGAGATATTTGTTACCCTGTTGGTGCAAACAGCAGCGCGCCTTCCTTATGAAGCATCACGCTGCTTGTCCTTTTTGACCATTGTTGCTCCTGAAGCGCACATCACGACTCAGAACAAATTGTGGCCCTATGGTTGCTAAAACAACAAGGCATAATAGAGGGAAATTTGTTGAATGTGTTGTCGAATATAAAAATAAGCCACGTGGTAAAGGTTAAGGTGTGATGTCTTGGCCAGTAGACCTGTATTTTCACACCCTTATCTCATAACTGAGAACTACATGTCCACTACTAGAAGTTGAAAGTAGGAAGTTAAATATGAATCCCACATCACAGCAGAGCTAGAAGCTTTTTGAGTGGTTGACCCAATTCTTGGTCATAGTAGTTGATCTAGGCTCTGAATAGCCATTTATGGATCTCGACCAAAATGTTGCTAGTGATGAAACCAATTAATGATTGGGTTTGTAATTAAGAAAGGGTTATGAGGATTATCGGTAcctcaggactggggtaccccctcttgctatgtcaaaacaagtgtagttatccgtaactgtgccctaaggagctgagcagccggatctCTGGGGTCTGGCttcatctcaccggaccaacagcCCCAGACCCACTTCCTGCTCGGgacaggtccggtgtcaccacgtgtcctggaAAAGAAAGCGCTCAGGGCCAAAACGACCGGGGCCCCCGAACCCcacacggggtcccggaccaccatatactatccggacccctcggcagggagggaacatacaccccgcctggggggtccggagccgccacgtgtccgcagacgcagatacgcgcgcggctgccaagcttcctcgggaagacttggccacctaccgcattcaatgcgggaggcgttaagagcgctctgccacagcagagcccgaggagactttcgccaggctgtactgttgaccgcgcgttaccaaggcacactgtacagccgctggtgccactcacgccacgcacgtcagtctgctacaccagttagacacgacaactcggcgacggagtatcataacgcctacacggtagacccaacagtctacgccgcaacctacactgcctcaatgggcgcctcgccgatgggacggGAGAAgactcccctcggtcagagCATCTACAAGGTGATGAAGCGTATCTGGCAAGAGATGCTCCACCACTGTAGCTCCATTAGTGTCTATAGTATACATCcatgttggacccacctgtcggggtccaacacatgtgtacgcgccctccttgctctataaaagggaggcgcccgTTAGAGAAAAGGTCAAGTCCAAAGGAGAGACTTggggggcagaggatagactcattcatagtGCAATACAccccacagtggatgtagggtattacgctccggcggcccgaaccactctaaatccgtgtgttcttgcgttcttgccccgaagctagatcggcctagtagcttagcacttccccgagtactccccctcggggaaaaggcgggtgcgttccgccacccggctgtgggtacccccaaaagtccacgacatttggcgccgtccgtggggaggatgCAGGCGTTGGATAGATCTCCAAGCTTCTGaggctgagctcatcctctgcaacatcgacgagaagatgaagagaggcatggcgTCACCCGCGCCGCATGCCACGGCATCGAGACGACgatgccctcggtgcggcggcgcgcggcagtgGTGCCTGCTATGCGTCGCCAATGCGACACCTCAAGGCCGGCGCGGCAGCACGCAGCGGAGATACCCGCTGCGCGTCACCCTACAACACCTCAGCGTCGGCTCAagattttctctcaagcaaccgccAGGGTTCCCCGGTGGCGGCATgatgtcggctcaaggctttctctcaacacgaAGCCTGGAGCCAACCACTGTCGCCCGGGGGAAGTTGACCATCGACTCCTCCCTCCCCAGGGCCGAGTCTCTCTCGGTGCTGCTACAGACAGGACTCCGCCACTAGGCGCGGGGGCCCAACGCCAGCACCAAGGTCGAGCCGGCGAACGATCGCCCTTCTACACGCTCCGTCCTCATTCAAACGAGCACCTAGCTCGTGATGAGAGGTCATCGGGCCGGCCTCC from Panicum virgatum strain AP13 chromosome 9K, P.virgatum_v5, whole genome shotgun sequence encodes:
- the LOC120648526 gene encoding protein yippee-like At3g08990, which translates into the protein MECGTGTPILELDDAHGNVYRCKRCRTHLALTDDIISKDFYCKDGKAYLFDKVVNVSVGENEDRMMITGMHTVSDIFCVRCRVILGWKYEVAFERTQKYKEGKFILAR